A stretch of the Natribaculum luteum genome encodes the following:
- the fmdA gene encoding formamidase — protein MPETIFEVDVDASIEEQPDPIVNRWHPDVPPAATIEPGEKVRIECLDWTGNQVVNDDSANDIRDMRLDPNHHLSGPFEVEGAEPGDMLVIDILDLGPFPENEWGFTGIFELDNGGGFLTDHFPEARKAIWELDGVMTHSRHIEDVRFPGCTHPGIVGTAPSHELLEEWNEREQALIDRGAEAETAVNHETREDEPPLALPPEPNEVFLGDMDEEDVEEAAEEAARTIPPRENAGNCDIKNLGRGSRVYLPVFVEGANFITGDLHFSQGDGEITFCGAIEMAGWIDMKVDVMKNGMEQLGTDYAMFKPGYQDPDFSDYVVFEGYSVDEDGTQHYKNANVGMRRACLDAIDYLTNFGYTEEQAYVLLSTIPVESRIAGIVDLPNTCVTVSVPNEAFDIDIDPDTFEEGATVSNRGDVAKPS, from the coding sequence ATGCCAGAGACGATCTTCGAGGTCGACGTCGACGCATCGATAGAGGAACAGCCAGATCCGATCGTGAACCGCTGGCATCCGGACGTCCCACCGGCGGCGACGATCGAACCCGGTGAGAAGGTCCGGATCGAGTGTCTCGACTGGACGGGCAACCAGGTCGTAAACGACGACAGCGCAAACGACATCCGGGACATGCGACTCGATCCGAACCACCACCTGAGCGGTCCGTTCGAGGTCGAGGGTGCCGAACCCGGCGACATGCTCGTCATCGACATCCTGGACCTCGGGCCGTTTCCGGAAAACGAGTGGGGCTTTACCGGCATCTTCGAACTGGACAACGGTGGCGGGTTCCTGACCGATCACTTCCCCGAAGCCCGGAAAGCGATCTGGGAACTCGACGGCGTGATGACCCACTCGCGGCACATCGAGGACGTCAGGTTCCCGGGCTGTACCCACCCCGGTATCGTCGGCACCGCACCGTCACACGAACTGCTCGAGGAGTGGAACGAGCGCGAACAGGCGCTCATCGATCGGGGAGCGGAGGCCGAAACGGCGGTCAACCACGAGACGCGCGAGGACGAGCCGCCGCTCGCGTTGCCACCGGAGCCCAACGAGGTGTTCCTCGGCGACATGGACGAAGAGGACGTCGAGGAGGCAGCGGAGGAGGCCGCCAGAACGATCCCGCCCCGCGAGAACGCTGGCAACTGCGACATCAAGAACCTCGGTCGCGGATCTCGAGTCTACCTCCCGGTCTTCGTCGAGGGGGCGAACTTCATCACCGGCGACCTCCACTTCTCCCAGGGCGACGGCGAGATCACCTTCTGCGGGGCCATCGAGATGGCCGGGTGGATCGACATGAAGGTGGACGTGATGAAAAACGGGATGGAGCAGCTGGGAACCGACTACGCGATGTTCAAGCCGGGATACCAGGATCCCGACTTCTCGGACTACGTCGTTTTCGAGGGCTACTCCGTGGACGAGGACGGCACCCAGCACTACAAGAACGCCAACGTCGGTATGCGGCGGGCCTGTCTGGACGCGATCGACTATCTGACGAACTTCGGGTACACCGAAGAACAGGCGTACGTCCTCCTGAGTACGATTCCGGTCGAGAGCCGCATCGCCGGCATCGTCGACCTGCCGAACACCTGTGTGACGGTGTCGGTCCCCAACGAGGCGTTCGACATCGACATCGATCCGGACACGTTCGAAGAGGGCGCTACCGTCAGCAACAGAGGCGACGTCGCGAAACCGTCCTGA
- the crcB gene encoding fluoride efflux transporter CrcB, with the protein MTAVIDPVYVGLGGAVGAVLRYTVGRIVETSRFPLATLLVNVLGSFVLGLVMFSGPSEATRLFVGVGVCGGFTTFSTFCVDTVQLAEEGESMLATGYALGNIALSATAIGIAWVLIA; encoded by the coding sequence ATGACGGCCGTGATCGATCCCGTCTACGTCGGTCTGGGCGGTGCGGTCGGGGCCGTGCTCCGATACACGGTCGGACGGATCGTCGAGACGAGTCGGTTTCCGCTCGCGACGCTTCTGGTGAACGTGCTGGGGAGTTTCGTCCTGGGTCTCGTCATGTTCTCTGGCCCGTCGGAGGCGACTCGACTGTTCGTCGGCGTCGGCGTCTGTGGTGGTTTCACCACGTTCTCGACGTTCTGCGTCGACACCGTCCAGCTCGCCGAAGAGGGGGAGTCGATGCTCGCTACCGGCTACGCACTCGGTAACATCGCTCTCTCGGCGACCGCGATCGGGATCGCGTGGGTACTGATCGCGTGA
- a CDS encoding formate/nitrite transporter family protein, whose translation MSVAPDPSEIFHRAAQEGKRRLDQPLLELASTSFIAGFTIVFGIAALGIVHSVVEPQFGGVAKLAGALAFGVGVVLLIVGRAELFNENFFDPVATAVERSDSWLISRLLRLWTLTFAFNLVGGTLFVFVLSVDGALPPGSGEALSKTAEEIAHRENMGMFADAIAGGVLVSLLSHLLLSVNSVGSRIAVAYIVGFLLALGPFDHVIVTVLHVLFGMRFGADVGVGVLIVTTVVSTAGNLVGGLGLVTFSHVAQATGARQSGE comes from the coding sequence ATGTCCGTCGCCCCGGACCCCTCCGAGATCTTCCATCGTGCAGCCCAAGAGGGAAAGCGTCGCCTCGACCAGCCGCTGCTCGAGCTGGCCTCGACCAGCTTCATCGCCGGGTTCACGATCGTCTTCGGAATCGCGGCCCTCGGCATCGTTCACTCGGTGGTCGAACCGCAGTTCGGCGGCGTGGCCAAGCTCGCAGGCGCGCTCGCCTTCGGCGTCGGCGTCGTGTTGCTGATCGTCGGTCGCGCAGAGTTGTTCAACGAGAACTTCTTCGATCCGGTCGCAACGGCGGTCGAACGATCCGACTCGTGGTTGATTTCGCGACTGCTTCGCCTGTGGACGCTCACTTTCGCGTTCAACCTCGTCGGCGGCACCCTCTTCGTGTTCGTCCTGTCTGTGGACGGTGCGCTGCCTCCCGGATCGGGGGAGGCACTGAGCAAGACCGCCGAGGAGATCGCCCACCGAGAGAACATGGGAATGTTCGCCGACGCCATTGCAGGGGGCGTTCTCGTGTCGCTGCTTTCTCACCTCCTTCTGTCCGTCAATAGCGTCGGGAGCCGTATCGCCGTCGCTTACATCGTTGGATTCCTGTTGGCCCTCGGGCCGTTCGATCACGTCATCGTCACCGTACTGCACGTGCTCTTCGGCATGCGATTCGGGGCGGACGTCGGCGTCGGTGTGCTGATCGTGACGACCGTCGTTTCGACAGCCGGAAACCTCGTGGGAGGACTCGGACTGGTCACGTTCAGTCACGTCGCCCAGGCAACGGGTGCCCGCCAGTCCGGAGAGTGA
- a CDS encoding HalOD1 output domain-containing protein — translation MCPTTTRETPPSTDFDATARVKYDPQTNTYHARHEWETGDPLHVTVVESVAVVTETELTELQALYSTIDPEALDAVVDPNRRADVQIEFQFEGCLVRIESSGEITIEIDGDR, via the coding sequence ATGTGTCCGACGACGACTCGAGAGACGCCACCGTCCACGGACTTCGACGCTACAGCTCGCGTAAAGTACGATCCACAGACGAACACCTATCACGCTCGCCACGAGTGGGAGACCGGCGATCCGCTCCACGTCACGGTCGTCGAGAGCGTCGCAGTAGTGACCGAAACCGAACTGACCGAACTACAAGCGTTGTACTCGACCATCGATCCGGAGGCGCTGGACGCAGTGGTGGACCCGAATCGCAGAGCGGACGTACAGATCGAGTTCCAGTTCGAAGGGTGTCTGGTGAGGATCGAAAGCAGCGGTGAAATCACGATCGAAATCGACGGTGACCGGTGA
- the thsA gene encoding thermosome subunit alpha, whose product MHNGGYQSVLSGGDDVQRLEGRDAQSANFAAGKALSETIKTTLGPNGLDKLLVTSDGHVVVTNDGASIVDRMEITHPAAQSIVDVAERQQSRVGDGTTSAIVLAGELLANAEGLLEDGVHQTTITRGYARAAERALDALDEQTTTVDPTDEDQLRDVAKTVITGKWDERASTFLAAKAVDVVLAIEQDGAIDAAKITRKAIPGSSYYDSEVVDGLVIDMDTSSTTSVSPEPGPPDAIADATVALIDGQLTIETATGQGAVSVESPEDLHAFREYEEDVYETHVRRIVDAGADVVFCQKSIDDRVRYLLAREGILAVERTRQDELEKLGRATGARPVGTIDDLTPEATGRARRVERRDVGATELAVVEGRDDVEQVSLVLRGGTQHVADETKRVIDDCLRVLTRAIEDGVVVPGGGAAEIHVARDLREFASSVSDREQLAVEAFADAIEVIPRILAESSGLNPIDAVVELRARHYDGDRTAGLALESGTIADAVARGVVEPLAVKKQAIASATEAANTLVRVDEVVSVTRDGAAHADDEHDHDHGPGGIVESTEGYPWAVGHSMGH is encoded by the coding sequence GTGCACAATGGTGGGTACCAGTCAGTGCTGTCGGGCGGCGACGACGTCCAGCGCCTCGAGGGGCGAGATGCACAGAGTGCAAATTTCGCGGCGGGGAAGGCGCTCTCGGAGACGATCAAGACGACGCTCGGGCCGAACGGGCTCGACAAACTCCTGGTGACGTCGGACGGGCACGTCGTCGTGACCAACGACGGGGCGAGCATCGTCGATCGGATGGAAATCACTCATCCGGCCGCACAGTCGATCGTCGACGTCGCGGAGAGACAGCAGTCGCGGGTCGGCGACGGAACGACCTCCGCGATCGTGCTGGCCGGCGAACTGCTCGCGAACGCAGAAGGGCTCCTCGAGGACGGCGTCCACCAGACGACCATCACGCGGGGGTACGCCCGCGCGGCCGAACGGGCGCTGGACGCGCTCGACGAACAGACGACGACGGTCGACCCGACCGACGAAGACCAGCTGCGAGACGTCGCGAAGACGGTGATCACGGGCAAGTGGGACGAGCGGGCGAGCACGTTCCTCGCCGCGAAGGCGGTCGACGTCGTCCTCGCGATCGAGCAGGACGGAGCGATCGACGCCGCGAAGATCACGCGCAAGGCGATTCCGGGCAGTTCGTACTACGACTCGGAGGTCGTCGACGGACTCGTCATCGACATGGACACCTCGTCGACGACGTCGGTCTCGCCGGAACCGGGGCCACCCGACGCGATAGCAGACGCTACCGTCGCGCTGATCGACGGTCAACTCACGATCGAGACGGCCACCGGGCAGGGTGCGGTCAGCGTCGAGTCGCCCGAGGACCTGCACGCGTTCAGGGAGTACGAAGAGGACGTCTACGAGACTCACGTCCGGCGAATCGTCGACGCCGGCGCGGACGTCGTGTTCTGTCAGAAGTCGATCGACGACCGCGTCCGGTACCTGCTGGCCAGAGAGGGGATCCTCGCCGTCGAACGGACGCGACAGGACGAACTCGAGAAACTCGGCCGCGCGACGGGGGCGCGGCCGGTCGGAACGATCGACGACCTGACGCCCGAGGCGACCGGGCGAGCGCGACGCGTCGAACGACGTGACGTCGGTGCGACGGAACTGGCCGTCGTCGAGGGACGGGACGACGTCGAACAGGTGTCGTTGGTCCTGCGAGGCGGGACACAGCACGTCGCCGACGAGACGAAACGAGTAATCGACGACTGCCTGCGGGTGCTCACTCGTGCGATCGAAGACGGCGTCGTCGTCCCCGGTGGCGGCGCAGCCGAGATACACGTCGCACGGGATCTCCGGGAGTTCGCCTCGAGCGTGTCCGACCGGGAGCAACTCGCCGTCGAGGCGTTCGCGGACGCGATCGAGGTGATTCCCCGTATTCTGGCCGAATCTTCCGGACTGAATCCGATCGACGCCGTCGTCGAGTTACGCGCCCGCCACTACGACGGCGATCGGACGGCGGGACTGGCACTCGAGTCGGGGACGATCGCCGACGCGGTCGCTCGCGGCGTCGTCGAACCGCTCGCGGTGAAAAAACAGGCGATAGCCAGCGCGACCGAGGCGGCGAACACCCTCGTCCGCGTCGACGAGGTCGTCTCGGTCACGCGTGACGGGGCTGCCCACGCCGACGACGAGCACGACCACGATCACGGTCCGGGTGGCATCGTCGAGAGTACCGAGGGCTATCCGTGGGCGGTCGGTCACTCGATGGGACACTAG
- a CDS encoding AmiS/UreI family transporter, protein MTLYAILGMGLVFVGAVLIVNGIWLLGKGSDRDVAILNFFVGVLTFLIAMWWAFGELWAFGEYQFGDAFTASGTLLFSFTYLWIGANAIRGIGDQRSFGWYCIFVTVVAIPTGYLVFTGGDVGLAALWWIWAVLWATFWILLGLERTEYTESIAWFTTAVGVVTGAAGYLMAAGFWPWA, encoded by the coding sequence ATGACGCTGTACGCAATCCTCGGCATGGGGCTGGTCTTCGTTGGAGCGGTACTGATCGTAAACGGGATCTGGCTACTCGGCAAGGGATCGGACAGGGACGTCGCGATACTGAACTTCTTCGTCGGAGTTCTGACCTTCCTGATCGCGATGTGGTGGGCATTCGGAGAGCTGTGGGCGTTCGGGGAGTACCAGTTCGGCGACGCGTTCACGGCGTCGGGCACCCTGCTCTTCTCGTTTACCTATCTGTGGATCGGCGCGAACGCCATCCGGGGGATCGGCGACCAGCGGTCGTTCGGCTGGTACTGCATCTTCGTCACCGTCGTCGCGATCCCGACCGGCTATCTGGTGTTCACCGGCGGTGACGTGGGACTGGCCGCACTCTGGTGGATCTGGGCCGTCCTCTGGGCGACGTTCTGGATCCTCCTCGGACTGGAACGGACGGAGTACACGGAGTCGATCGCCTGGTTTACGACGGCCGTCGGCGTCGTAACCGGTGCAGCCGGGTATCTGATGGCGGCGGGATTCTGGCCGTGGGCATGA
- a CDS encoding AI-2E family transporter gives MCAFHEWDGRRTVWIGLGVVIAAAIGLALFTYVGTLLFAIFLYYATRSLYGLLDRHVDHPNVTAVVTILLVVLPMVVVVGYTGIVALRELDQVLASSGLESYRSALDPYLTMAREGNVDRFRAALTSDTGRSITSVLRQGLPSVIERLSSVAGFVFAVLARFFLMVTLLFYLLRDDWKLRRWFTRSVDHDEEIVSFLEAVDDDLETVFVGNLAVVGVATVIAAGTYVGLNLLASGGPVVGTPVLLAFLIGIGTLIPAVGMKIVYVPYGLYLLVLAVATSTPLWQAIAFFALSFTVVDTVPDFFARSFLSSRSGVHMGLVLLGYFLGTLAFGWYGLFLGPIVVVFAVHFAHEVFPALASAFLSE, from the coding sequence ATGTGCGCGTTCCACGAGTGGGACGGCCGCCGAACTGTCTGGATCGGACTCGGCGTCGTCATCGCGGCCGCGATCGGCCTCGCCCTCTTCACCTACGTCGGGACCCTGCTCTTTGCGATTTTCCTCTACTACGCCACCCGGTCGCTCTATGGCCTGCTCGATCGTCACGTCGATCACCCGAACGTGACGGCGGTGGTCACGATCCTGCTCGTCGTCCTCCCGATGGTGGTTGTCGTCGGCTACACGGGGATCGTGGCGCTTCGCGAACTCGACCAGGTTCTCGCCTCGAGCGGTCTCGAGTCCTATCGGTCGGCACTCGATCCGTACCTCACGATGGCTCGCGAAGGAAACGTGGACCGATTCCGAGCAGCACTCACGTCCGACACGGGCCGATCGATCACCTCGGTGCTCCGCCAGGGACTTCCGAGCGTCATCGAGCGGCTGTCGTCGGTCGCGGGGTTCGTCTTCGCAGTCCTCGCGCGATTCTTCCTCATGGTTACGCTGCTCTTCTATCTGCTTCGCGACGACTGGAAACTTCGACGATGGTTCACCCGGAGCGTCGACCACGACGAGGAGATCGTCTCGTTCCTCGAGGCGGTCGACGACGATCTCGAGACGGTCTTCGTCGGTAACCTCGCCGTCGTCGGGGTCGCGACAGTCATCGCTGCCGGCACGTACGTGGGTTTGAACCTGCTTGCCTCGGGCGGCCCCGTCGTCGGGACGCCAGTGTTGCTTGCCTTCCTGATCGGCATCGGGACGCTGATCCCGGCCGTCGGGATGAAGATCGTCTACGTTCCGTACGGGCTGTACCTCCTCGTCCTCGCGGTCGCGACGTCGACGCCGCTGTGGCAAGCGATCGCGTTCTTCGCCCTCTCGTTTACCGTGGTCGACACCGTTCCCGATTTCTTCGCCCGATCGTTCCTTTCCTCACGGAGCGGTGTCCACATGGGACTCGTCCTCCTCGGGTACTTCCTCGGTACGCTTGCGTTCGGCTGGTATGGTCTGTTTCTCGGTCCGATCGTCGTCGTCTTCGCGGTCCATTTCGCACACGAGGTTTTTCCTGCTCTCGCGAGCGCGTTCCTTTCCGAGTGA
- the fmdA gene encoding formamidase → MPEVHFEVDVERPPDDQPGDNPFNRWHPEIEPVISVEPGETARLECLDWTGGQIRDNDDANEVRDVDLNQVHYLSGPVEVEGAQPGDLLKVTLLDIGPLNDRWEYGFTGIFSQQNGGGFLTDHFPDAAKAIWDLDGTYVSSRHIPDVYYEGKIHPGLIGTAPSQELLEEWNEREQELIDKHEEDPESIHNHPTGESEPPVASPPTEDGALPGEATGDSADRIATEGARTVPPREHGGNCDIKDLSLGSKIYFPVFVEGAKFGIGDLHASQGDGEITFCGAIEMAGYVDVKFELVEGGMNKFGVDHPIFEPGHRGPNFSDYVVFEGYSVTEDGEQHYMDPHVAYRRAALDAIDYLTKFGYTREQAYMILGTVPIEGRQSGIVDIPNACSTLALPKAVFEFDVSPDALDEHGGQGQVPITDDPLS, encoded by the coding sequence ATGCCGGAAGTTCATTTCGAGGTGGACGTGGAACGTCCACCCGACGACCAGCCGGGTGACAATCCGTTCAATCGGTGGCATCCGGAGATCGAGCCGGTGATAAGCGTCGAACCTGGCGAGACGGCGCGCCTCGAGTGTCTCGACTGGACGGGCGGTCAGATACGGGACAACGACGACGCAAACGAGGTTCGCGACGTGGATCTCAACCAGGTCCACTACCTGAGCGGACCGGTCGAAGTCGAAGGCGCACAGCCGGGCGACCTGCTGAAAGTAACGCTGCTCGACATCGGGCCGCTGAACGACCGCTGGGAGTACGGATTCACGGGAATCTTCTCACAGCAAAACGGCGGCGGGTTCCTGACCGATCACTTCCCCGACGCGGCGAAAGCGATCTGGGATCTCGACGGCACGTACGTCTCTTCGAGACACATTCCCGACGTGTACTACGAGGGGAAGATCCATCCGGGATTGATCGGGACGGCACCGTCCCAGGAACTGCTCGAGGAGTGGAACGAACGGGAACAGGAACTGATCGACAAACACGAGGAGGATCCGGAGTCGATTCACAACCATCCGACAGGTGAGTCGGAACCGCCGGTCGCGTCACCGCCGACGGAAGACGGCGCGCTACCTGGCGAAGCGACAGGCGACAGCGCCGACCGGATCGCGACGGAGGGAGCCAGGACCGTTCCACCGCGGGAACACGGCGGCAACTGTGACATCAAGGACCTCTCGCTCGGGTCGAAGATCTACTTCCCCGTCTTCGTCGAGGGGGCGAAGTTCGGTATCGGCGACCTGCACGCCTCCCAGGGCGACGGCGAGATCACCTTCTGTGGGGCCATCGAGATGGCCGGCTACGTCGACGTGAAGTTCGAACTCGTCGAAGGCGGAATGAACAAGTTCGGCGTCGACCACCCCATCTTCGAACCCGGCCACCGCGGTCCAAACTTCTCGGATTACGTCGTCTTCGAGGGCTACTCCGTCACCGAGGACGGCGAACAACACTACATGGACCCGCACGTGGCGTACCGTCGGGCGGCACTCGACGCGATCGACTACCTGACGAAGTTCGGGTACACGCGCGAGCAGGCGTACATGATCCTCGGGACAGTCCCCATCGAAGGAAGACAGAGCGGCATCGTCGACATCCCGAACGCGTGTTCGACGCTCGCCCTTCCGAAAGCGGTCTTCGAGTTCGACGTCAGCCCGGACGCCCTCGACGAACACGGTGGTCAAGGTCAAGTTCCCATCACTGACGACCCGCTGAGTTGA
- a CDS encoding Cdc6/Cdc18 family protein: MSDDLFIREDPIFVNKELLEISHVPDEGRIVGRDEEIGQLANAVNPAIFGQSPSNVLIYGKTGTGKSLCAKYVSSRLVDTADEEGITAAYVYVDCAQDTTETQAVQTIASTVNTEESDVYIPDKGISTATYYKRLWRVLDRTYDVVLIILDEIDKLEDDAILMQLSRAGEAGKLTNCKIGVIGISNKIKYKDRMDERVKSSLCEREFVFPPYNASQLNSIMEARSDAFREGVLEEAVIPRAAALAAREHGDARKAIDILRYAGEIAQSTDADTVREEFVVQARERAEVDRFRELIRGSTPHSRYVLQALTVLSLEHGAGESATPEEGFRTTRIYDVYEQICRQEGMDTLSLRRVRDLLKEHAFLDVIEQSRHSGGSAEGSYTEHTLLEDPSVVKNVLVETLE, encoded by the coding sequence ATGTCCGACGATTTGTTCATTCGGGAGGATCCAATTTTCGTCAACAAAGAACTTCTCGAGATCAGTCACGTGCCGGACGAGGGACGAATCGTCGGTCGCGACGAGGAGATCGGCCAGCTCGCCAACGCGGTCAACCCCGCTATCTTCGGTCAGAGTCCGAGCAACGTCTTGATCTACGGGAAAACCGGCACTGGAAAGTCGCTTTGTGCGAAGTACGTCTCGAGTCGGCTCGTCGATACCGCCGACGAGGAAGGAATCACGGCGGCGTACGTCTACGTCGACTGCGCCCAGGACACCACCGAAACGCAGGCAGTGCAGACGATCGCCAGTACGGTCAACACCGAGGAAAGCGACGTGTACATCCCCGACAAAGGGATCAGCACGGCCACCTACTACAAACGACTCTGGCGCGTCCTCGATCGGACGTACGACGTCGTCCTGATTATCCTCGACGAGATCGACAAACTCGAGGACGACGCGATCCTCATGCAACTCTCTCGTGCCGGGGAGGCTGGGAAGCTCACCAACTGCAAGATCGGCGTCATCGGGATCAGCAACAAGATCAAGTACAAAGATCGGATGGACGAACGGGTCAAGTCGAGTCTCTGCGAACGCGAGTTCGTCTTCCCGCCGTACAACGCGAGCCAGCTCAACAGCATCATGGAGGCGCGCAGCGACGCGTTCCGCGAGGGCGTCCTCGAGGAAGCGGTCATCCCACGCGCAGCAGCACTCGCGGCTCGCGAACACGGCGACGCGCGGAAGGCCATCGACATTCTGCGGTACGCGGGCGAAATCGCGCAGTCGACGGACGCCGACACGGTTCGCGAGGAGTTCGTCGTCCAGGCCAGAGAGCGAGCGGAAGTCGACCGCTTTCGGGAACTCATCCGCGGGTCGACGCCTCACTCCCGGTACGTCTTGCAGGCGCTTACCGTTCTCTCTCTCGAGCACGGCGCTGGCGAGTCGGCCACCCCCGAGGAGGGATTCCGGACGACCCGGATCTACGACGTGTACGAACAGATTTGCCGCCAGGAGGGGATGGATACGCTCTCGCTCCGTCGCGTTCGTGACCTCCTGAAAGAACACGCGTTTCTCGACGTGATCGAACAGTCCCGCCACAGCGGCGGCAGCGCCGAAGGGAGCTACACCGAACACACGCTCCTCGAGGACCCATCGGTCGTCAAGAACGTGCTCGTGGAGACGCTCGAGTGA
- a CDS encoding sugar phosphate isomerase/epimerase family protein encodes MEGTAIQLYTLRDLEESVPALLSRVAETTFDGVEFAGLGETDPETAADVLDDAGLEAAGVHVGIESLEDDPDGVRETCTALDCEHVVVPYLDVRHFATAEAVRETAARLEGLADRLEEDGLTLGYHNHDHEFVDVPGDDRTAFEVLVDETGDDVTIELDVGWVTAAGHDPVALLERLEGRVPLVHLKDVADGVPVELGDGEVDVVACAQAARSSGTEWLIYEHDDPADPASSLARGAATLTELRD; translated from the coding sequence ATGGAAGGAACCGCGATCCAGCTGTACACGCTGCGCGATCTCGAGGAGTCAGTGCCGGCGCTGCTCAGCCGCGTCGCCGAGACGACGTTCGACGGCGTCGAATTCGCAGGACTCGGCGAGACCGATCCGGAGACCGCCGCCGACGTGCTCGACGACGCCGGTCTCGAAGCGGCCGGCGTTCACGTCGGGATCGAGAGCCTCGAGGACGATCCGGACGGCGTACGCGAAACCTGTACAGCCCTCGACTGCGAGCACGTCGTCGTCCCGTACCTGGACGTCCGTCACTTCGCGACCGCGGAGGCCGTCCGGGAGACGGCGGCGCGACTCGAGGGTCTCGCCGACCGGCTCGAGGAGGACGGACTCACGCTCGGGTATCACAACCACGATCACGAGTTCGTCGACGTCCCCGGCGACGACCGGACCGCATTCGAGGTTCTGGTCGACGAAACGGGCGACGACGTGACGATCGAACTCGACGTGGGGTGGGTGACCGCCGCGGGCCACGACCCCGTCGCGTTGCTCGAACGACTCGAGGGACGAGTCCCACTCGTCCACCTGAAAGACGTCGCCGACGGAGTACCGGTCGAACTCGGCGACGGCGAGGTGGACGTCGTGGCGTGCGCGCAGGCCGCTCGCAGTTCCGGCACCGAGTGGCTCATCTACGAACACGACGATCCCGCGGATCCCGCGTCGTCGCTCGCCCGCGGGGCGGCGACGCTTACCGAACTCCGCGACTAG
- a CDS encoding carboxymuconolactone decarboxylase family protein: MTSRIDVLEPGETDDEEANRRLEEAREGWYGDSAFFGAMAHQPGLLTQLMDTFDAFPASETIDTELLELMRLRVAEVHRCAYCATVRTQAVAEDVAPREEAVFGEELDADELSRREELAVRLADQMSEDPHRITDEFFDELRTVFSEEEIVELALFASIEVGLDRFSIALTLDTTDESPYPSGLEYPFDRSEVDQ; encoded by the coding sequence ATGACGTCCAGGATTGACGTCCTCGAGCCAGGTGAAACGGACGACGAAGAGGCCAATCGACGGCTCGAGGAAGCCAGAGAGGGGTGGTACGGCGATTCGGCGTTCTTCGGGGCGATGGCACACCAGCCAGGGCTTCTCACGCAGTTGATGGACACGTTCGACGCGTTTCCAGCGAGTGAGACGATAGATACGGAACTGCTCGAGTTGATGCGACTTCGCGTCGCGGAGGTCCACAGGTGTGCCTACTGTGCGACGGTCAGGACCCAGGCCGTCGCCGAGGACGTCGCACCGAGAGAGGAGGCAGTGTTCGGCGAGGAACTCGACGCCGACGAACTGAGTCGACGCGAGGAGCTGGCCGTCCGACTGGCCGACCAGATGTCCGAAGACCCCCACCGAATTACGGACGAGTTCTTCGACGAACTCCGGACAGTGTTCAGCGAGGAAGAGATCGTCGAACTGGCGCTGTTCGCGAGCATCGAGGTCGGTCTCGATCGATTCTCGATCGCCCTCACGCTCGACACGACCGACGAGAGTCCGTATCCGAGTGGGCTGGAGTACCCGTTCGACCGATCTGAGGTCGACCAGTGA
- a CDS encoding transcriptional regulator encodes MSRDETGTAKERSGLPPKTITDRLEDVDVGDRLVVNNRETAYEVVDTDTYSVTVADPDGNHITLSQNLQTGGWVVHEEIWWVSSDSLE; translated from the coding sequence ATGTCACGGGACGAAACGGGAACTGCCAAAGAGCGGTCGGGCCTCCCCCCGAAAACGATCACCGACCGACTCGAGGACGTCGACGTCGGAGACAGACTGGTGGTCAACAATCGAGAGACGGCGTACGAAGTCGTCGACACGGACACGTACTCGGTCACTGTCGCCGATCCGGACGGCAATCACATCACGCTCTCGCAGAACCTCCAGACGGGCGGGTGGGTCGTTCACGAGGAGATCTGGTGGGTGTCGAGCGACTCGCTGGAGTAG
- a CDS encoding fluoride efflux transporter FluC, producing the protein MAIQSRFADLEVPLLVAVGGFFGANARYAVGLAAPGLTGTFVANVTGSFVLGFVVYEAMYTDYLTERGRLLLSTGFVSSYTTYSTFAFESVSAGPLVGLLNVGVSYGFGFAGVVAGRALALRLRGDSR; encoded by the coding sequence ATGGCAATCCAGTCCCGGTTCGCTGACCTCGAGGTTCCGTTACTCGTCGCCGTCGGTGGCTTTTTCGGGGCGAACGCGCGGTACGCCGTCGGGCTCGCCGCTCCTGGACTGACCGGCACGTTCGTCGCGAACGTGACGGGAAGTTTCGTCCTCGGATTCGTCGTCTACGAGGCGATGTACACCGACTACCTCACGGAGCGAGGACGACTCCTCCTCTCGACTGGTTTCGTCTCGTCGTACACGACCTACAGTACGTTCGCCTTCGAGTCGGTGTCGGCGGGACCGCTGGTGGGTCTGCTGAACGTCGGCGTGAGTTACGGCTTTGGCTTCGCAGGGGTCGTCGCTGGACGTGCGCTGGCGTTACGGCTGCGAGGTGACTCGCGATGA